A genome region from Pantanalinema sp. includes the following:
- a CDS encoding TrkA C-terminal domain-containing protein, translating into MYDVWAPFTDSFTARDLVTLQSLSHTGLKLVSIKLSPMSEAAGKHVPELALPRDCVLVLLIRDDAVLYPRGDTALKPWDQLFAVVDEHSEGELRDVLTRLAS; encoded by the coding sequence ATGTACGACGTATGGGCCCCCTTCACCGATTCGTTCACGGCGCGGGATCTCGTCACGCTTCAGTCGCTGAGTCACACCGGGTTGAAGCTGGTGAGCATCAAGCTGTCGCCCATGAGCGAAGCGGCGGGAAAACACGTGCCGGAACTGGCGCTCCCCAGGGATTGCGTGCTGGTTCTGCTGATCAGGGACGACGCGGTGCTCTATCCGCGGGGCGACACGGCGCTGAAGCCGTGGGATCAGCTCTTCGCGGTCGTGGATGAGCACTCGGAAGGGGAGCTGCGCGACGTGCTGACGCGACTGGCCTCATAA
- a CDS encoding cupredoxin family copper-binding protein gives MPKNSLLSVAMLALLATTAGCSQPLPGAFETHARLDAGAGGGTYQVQQRGDRDRDGRGDRDGRRDRDGRRDRDDRDRDRERRRTIIVTPYFGYPYYTPDVIPYRGVDYGPIQVAIRTYQFLPATIQVPVGGTVIWYNQDSVAHTVTHPLEGGVSTIGAFDGVLPVGGSYSFTFNAPGVFEYYCRFHPSMRGTVRVGG, from the coding sequence ATGCCCAAGAACAGCCTCTTGAGCGTCGCGATGCTCGCCTTGCTCGCGACCACGGCCGGCTGCTCCCAGCCGCTACCTGGCGCTTTTGAGACGCACGCGCGTCTCGACGCGGGAGCGGGCGGCGGCACGTACCAGGTCCAGCAACGCGGCGACCGAGACCGAGACGGCCGGGGCGACAGGGACGGCCGGCGCGACCGTGACGGCCGGCGCGATCGCGACGATCGAGACCGCGATCGCGAGCGCCGCCGCACGATCATCGTGACGCCCTACTTCGGCTACCCGTACTACACCCCCGACGTCATCCCCTACCGGGGCGTGGACTACGGCCCCATCCAGGTCGCCATCCGGACCTACCAGTTCCTCCCGGCGACCATCCAGGTCCCGGTCGGCGGCACGGTGATCTGGTACAACCAGGACTCCGTGGCCCACACCGTCACGCATCCGCTCGAAGGCGGGGTCTCGACCATCGGGGCCTTCGACGGGGTCCTTCCGGTCGGCGGCAGCTACTCGTTCACCTTCAACGCGCCCGGGGTGTTCGAGTATTACTGTCGCTTCCATCCCTCCATGCGCGGCACCGTGAGGGTCGGAGGCTAG